The following proteins come from a genomic window of Microbacterium sp. SY138:
- a CDS encoding DivIVA domain-containing protein, protein MALTPDDVVTKQFQHVRFKDGFDPDEVDDFLDEIVIEWRKALEENVELKAKLAAYESGAAPEAAAPAAVEAPAPVAEVPAEPAPTGSATATAGIIELAQRLHDEHVAEGEAKRNALIAEAETEVARIRTEAEAKQREESARLERERNTLEARITELRNFERDYRSQLRGYIEGQLRELDEKSTSTDSTPVSAIGL, encoded by the coding sequence ATGGCACTTACCCCGGATGACGTCGTCACCAAGCAGTTCCAGCACGTCCGCTTCAAGGACGGCTTCGACCCGGACGAGGTGGACGACTTCCTCGACGAGATCGTCATCGAGTGGCGCAAGGCTCTCGAGGAGAACGTGGAGCTGAAGGCCAAGCTGGCCGCGTACGAGTCCGGTGCTGCTCCTGAAGCCGCCGCGCCCGCCGCTGTCGAGGCTCCCGCCCCCGTGGCCGAGGTCCCGGCGGAGCCCGCTCCGACCGGTTCCGCGACCGCGACCGCTGGCATCATCGAACTCGCACAGCGTCTGCACGACGAGCATGTCGCCGAGGGCGAGGCGAAGCGGAACGCGCTCATCGCGGAGGCCGAGACCGAGGTCGCCCGCATCCGCACCGAGGCCGAGGCCAAGCAGCGCGAGGAGTCCGCACGACTCGAGCGCGAGCGCAACACTCTCGAGGCTCGTATCACCGAACTCCGCAACTTCGAGCGCGACTACCGCTCGCAGCTGCGCGGCTACATCGAGGGTCAGCTCCGCGAGCTCGACGAGAAGTCGACCTCCACGGACTCGACACCCGTTTCCGCGATCGGTCTGTAA
- a CDS encoding YggT family protein produces the protein MQLVSVLASIVHLVLLLYVFVLFARLILDYIPMFNREWRPKGFGLVLAEAVYTLTDPPIRFFRRIIPPLRIGSLSLDFGFALTLLIVLILMNVVGLFIR, from the coding sequence GTGCAGCTGGTCTCCGTCCTCGCGAGCATCGTCCATCTGGTGCTCCTGCTGTACGTCTTCGTGTTGTTCGCGCGCCTGATCCTGGACTACATTCCGATGTTCAATCGCGAATGGCGTCCGAAGGGATTCGGGCTCGTGCTCGCCGAGGCCGTCTACACTCTCACCGATCCGCCCATCCGGTTCTTCCGGCGGATCATCCCGCCACTGCGGATCGGCTCGCTCTCGCTCGACTTCGGCTTCGCGCTGACTCTGCTGATCGTCCTGATTCTGATGAACGTCGTCGGGCTGTTCATCCGCTGA
- the lspA gene encoding signal peptidase II, producing the protein MSGRRPLRRSAAGAVVAILAALVLAADQFVKYLTIENLPYQEPVPVLGEFLQLYYVRNPGAAFSLGSEVTWIFTIALAVVACVIVWKAFGLKSRLWAVVLGCLLGGVLGNLSDRLFREPGFPVGHVVDMISMPWMMPAIFNVADIFIVTGMISVALLVVFGLRFDGTRERDHEIVETEEEAEAAATAAVLATDTDDDMLDADAPVPVRSTDDDSPSEDAAPASEGR; encoded by the coding sequence TTGTCAGGACGCCGTCCCCTTCGTCGGTCGGCGGCCGGTGCGGTCGTTGCGATTCTCGCAGCGCTCGTACTGGCCGCCGATCAGTTTGTGAAGTACCTCACGATCGAGAACCTCCCCTACCAGGAGCCGGTTCCGGTCCTGGGGGAGTTCCTTCAGCTGTACTACGTTCGCAACCCCGGGGCGGCGTTCTCCCTGGGATCCGAGGTCACCTGGATCTTCACGATCGCCCTCGCGGTCGTGGCGTGCGTGATCGTCTGGAAGGCGTTCGGGCTCAAGTCCCGCCTGTGGGCGGTCGTGCTCGGCTGTCTCCTCGGCGGAGTCCTCGGCAACCTCAGTGATCGTCTGTTTCGTGAGCCCGGTTTTCCGGTGGGGCACGTCGTCGACATGATCTCGATGCCGTGGATGATGCCGGCGATCTTCAACGTCGCCGACATCTTCATCGTGACCGGGATGATCTCGGTCGCGTTGCTCGTGGTCTTCGGCCTGCGCTTCGACGGTACGCGCGAACGCGATCACGAGATCGTCGAGACCGAGGAAGAAGCCGAAGCCGCCGCGACGGCGGCTGTCCTGGCGACAGACACCGATGACGACATGCTCGACGCCGATGCTCCCGTGCCGGTGCGTTCGACCGATGACGATTCTCCCTCGGAGGATGCGGCTCCCGCATCGGAAGGACGTTGA
- a CDS encoding GNAT family N-acetyltransferase — MDIEVRPATEFDDVATLVGPKKPTSNVCFCLSYRIGSKENVALKGQERADRVRELCHQDPPPGVIAYLDGEPVGWAALHPRRDTSFARNRLIPHVDDLDVWSLWCFRVRPGFRMQGVSHALIDGAIAYARERGAPAIEGYPVDNGGEKVNLTMAYVGTRALFESAGFVKAADTGSVLDGFPRVLMRLDLGASQKSSKKA; from the coding sequence ATGGACATCGAGGTTCGCCCCGCGACGGAGTTCGACGACGTCGCGACGCTCGTCGGCCCGAAGAAACCGACGTCGAACGTCTGCTTCTGCCTGAGCTACCGCATCGGCAGCAAGGAGAACGTGGCTCTGAAGGGGCAGGAGCGTGCCGACCGCGTCCGTGAGCTCTGCCATCAGGATCCACCTCCCGGCGTGATCGCGTATCTCGACGGCGAACCGGTGGGATGGGCGGCTCTGCATCCGCGCCGGGACACGAGTTTCGCGCGCAATCGGCTGATCCCGCATGTCGACGACCTCGACGTGTGGTCGCTGTGGTGCTTCCGCGTGCGACCGGGGTTCCGCATGCAGGGGGTCTCGCACGCGCTGATCGATGGCGCGATCGCGTACGCGCGGGAGCGAGGAGCGCCGGCGATCGAGGGGTATCCGGTCGACAACGGCGGGGAGAAGGTGAATCTGACGATGGCGTACGTCGGCACGCGGGCTCTGTTCGAGAGCGCGGGGTTCGTGAAGGCGGCAGACACCGGATCGGTTCTCGACGGATTTCCGCGGGTGCTGATGCGGCTCGATCTGGGTGCATCGCAGAAGTCGTCAAAGAAAGCGTGA
- the sepF gene encoding cell division protein SepF, with translation MGNPLKKTMVYLGLADEEEVYEEETQAPARAHRERDRDRDREESAPAPVTPLRRPVAVRQPSAGAVNEILTVHPKQYRDAQLIAESFREGVPVIINLSQMSDADARRLIDFASGLSLGLYGRIERVTSKVFLLSPENIAVSGHGGIAHADAESAGFDQS, from the coding sequence CCCACTGAAGAAGACCATGGTGTATCTCGGCCTCGCCGATGAAGAAGAGGTCTACGAGGAAGAGACGCAGGCACCCGCCCGCGCTCACCGCGAGCGTGACCGTGACCGTGACCGCGAGGAGTCGGCACCGGCCCCCGTCACGCCGTTGCGCCGCCCCGTCGCCGTCCGCCAGCCGTCTGCAGGAGCCGTGAACGAGATTCTCACCGTCCACCCGAAGCAGTACCGCGACGCCCAGCTGATCGCGGAGAGCTTCCGCGAGGGCGTCCCGGTCATCATCAACCTCTCGCAGATGAGCGATGCCGACGCGCGCCGCCTCATCGACTTCGCGAGTGGGCTCTCCCTCGGCCTCTACGGCCGGATCGAGCGCGTGACCTCGAAGGTGTTCCTGCTGTCGCCGGAGAACATCGCCGTATCGGGTCACGGGGGCATCGCACACGCAGACGCCGAGTCTGCGGGCTTCGACCAGTCGTAG
- the dnaE gene encoding DNA polymerase III subunit alpha, whose product MASDSFVHLHVHSEYSMLDGAAKINAMTQAAADYKMPAIAVTDHGNTFAAFEFYKAANAAGVKPIIGLEAYVTPGTHRSDKTRVQWGSPDQKSDDVSGSGAYTHMTMWSQSTEGMHNLFRLSSRSSMEGYYFKPRMDRELLQTYSKGLIATTGCPSGEIQTRLRLGQYDAARAAAAEFQDLFGKENYFAEIMDHGLSIERRVMTDLLRLSKDLNIPLVATNDSHYTHQHEADAHEALLCVQSGSTMDDPNRFKFDGDGYYIKTAAEMRQLFRDHPEACDNTLLIAERCEVEFNTSANYMPRFPVPDGETEDSWLIKEVEAGLHYRYPGGIPDKVRKQAEYETGIILQMGFPGYFLVVADFINWAKDNGIRVGPGRGSGAGSMVAYAMKITDLDPLEHGLIFERFLNPDRVSMPDFDVDFDDRRRGEVIDYVTEKYGSERVAQIVTYGTIKSKQALKDAGRVLGFPFSMGERLTKAMPPPVMGKDMPLDGMFDSAHPRFKEASEFRTLIETDPEAKTVFDRALGLEGLKRQWGVHAAGVIMSSDPLLDIIPIMRREQDGQIVTQFDYPSCESLGLIKMDFLGLRNLTIISDALDNIRTNRGEELDLEHLGLDDPGVYQLLARGDTLGVFQLDSPPLRSLMRLMKPDNFGDISALIALYRPGPMGANSHTNYALRKNGVQEITPIHPELEAPLAEILEESYGLIIYQEQVMAIAQAVAGFSLGQADILRRAMGKKKKSELDKQYEGFAGGMTERGFGEAAIKALWDILLPFSDYAFNKAHSAAYGLVSYWTAYLKAHYPAEYMAALLTSVGDSKDKMALYLNECRRMGIKVLPPDVSDSINFFAAVGDDIRFGLGAVRNVGSNVVEGIVQARKDERFTSFHHFLEKVPLHVSNKRTVESLIKAGAFDSMGDSRRALMEVHEDAVEAAVDRKRNEAQGAIGFDFDSLYDGMDEVAPAKVPARPEWIKKDKLAFEREMLGLYVSDHPLAGLEVPLAKHASISIHDLNNSEDLQDGDQVTVAGLVTSVQHRVAKASGNPYGMITVEDFNGEVTVMFMGKTYTEFQNTLQQDAILAVRGRVSRRDDGLNLHAQSAFAPDVGSFDAAGPLALVLAEQRATERVMMELAEVLRRHNGDTEVLLRVHRGGTAKVFEVPMPVKVSADLFGDLKSLLGPTCLG is encoded by the coding sequence ATGGCATCCGACTCCTTCGTCCACCTGCACGTGCACAGCGAGTACTCGATGCTCGACGGAGCGGCGAAGATCAACGCGATGACCCAGGCGGCCGCCGACTACAAGATGCCGGCCATCGCGGTGACCGATCACGGCAACACTTTCGCGGCTTTCGAGTTCTACAAGGCGGCCAATGCCGCGGGTGTCAAGCCGATCATCGGGCTCGAGGCCTATGTCACTCCCGGCACGCACCGCAGTGACAAGACGCGCGTGCAGTGGGGCTCGCCCGATCAGAAGAGCGACGACGTCTCGGGTTCCGGTGCGTACACCCACATGACCATGTGGAGTCAGAGCACCGAGGGCATGCACAACCTGTTCCGGCTCAGCTCCCGGTCGAGCATGGAGGGCTACTACTTCAAGCCGCGCATGGACCGCGAGCTGCTGCAGACCTATTCCAAAGGACTGATCGCGACCACCGGATGCCCGTCAGGCGAGATCCAGACGCGCCTGCGTCTCGGACAGTACGACGCTGCGCGCGCGGCCGCAGCCGAGTTCCAGGACCTGTTCGGCAAGGAGAACTACTTCGCCGAGATCATGGACCACGGTCTGTCGATCGAGCGGCGCGTGATGACCGATCTCCTCCGTCTCTCGAAGGACCTGAACATCCCGCTGGTCGCCACCAACGACTCGCACTACACGCATCAGCACGAGGCCGACGCGCACGAGGCGCTCCTGTGCGTGCAGTCGGGATCGACGATGGACGACCCGAACCGGTTCAAGTTCGACGGCGACGGGTACTACATCAAGACCGCGGCCGAGATGCGCCAACTGTTCCGCGACCACCCCGAAGCCTGTGACAACACCCTGCTGATCGCCGAGCGCTGCGAGGTCGAGTTCAACACCTCGGCCAACTACATGCCGCGCTTCCCTGTGCCCGACGGCGAGACCGAGGACAGCTGGCTCATCAAGGAGGTGGAGGCCGGCCTGCACTACCGATATCCCGGCGGCATCCCCGACAAGGTGCGCAAGCAGGCCGAGTACGAGACCGGCATCATCCTGCAGATGGGCTTCCCGGGATACTTCCTCGTCGTCGCCGACTTCATCAACTGGGCCAAGGACAACGGCATCCGCGTGGGGCCGGGCCGTGGCTCGGGTGCCGGGTCGATGGTCGCGTACGCGATGAAGATCACCGACCTCGACCCACTCGAACACGGCCTGATCTTCGAGCGCTTCCTCAACCCCGACCGTGTCTCCATGCCCGACTTCGACGTCGACTTCGATGACCGGCGCCGCGGCGAGGTCATCGACTACGTCACGGAGAAGTACGGATCCGAGCGCGTCGCGCAGATCGTCACGTACGGAACGATCAAGTCCAAGCAGGCGCTGAAGGACGCCGGTCGAGTGCTCGGCTTCCCGTTCAGCATGGGGGAGCGCCTCACCAAGGCGATGCCGCCGCCCGTGATGGGCAAGGACATGCCCCTCGACGGCATGTTCGACTCTGCTCACCCGAGGTTCAAGGAGGCGAGCGAGTTCAGGACCCTGATCGAGACGGATCCCGAGGCGAAGACGGTCTTCGACCGCGCGCTGGGTCTCGAAGGGCTGAAGCGCCAGTGGGGCGTGCACGCCGCCGGCGTGATCATGTCGTCCGATCCGCTCCTCGACATCATTCCGATCATGCGCCGCGAGCAGGACGGGCAGATCGTCACGCAGTTCGACTACCCGTCGTGCGAGTCCCTCGGTCTGATCAAGATGGACTTCCTGGGGCTCCGGAACCTCACGATCATCTCGGATGCGCTCGACAACATCCGCACGAACCGTGGCGAAGAGCTCGACCTCGAACATCTCGGTCTCGACGACCCCGGCGTGTACCAGCTGCTCGCGCGCGGCGACACCCTGGGCGTCTTCCAGCTCGACAGCCCGCCACTGCGTTCGCTCATGCGTCTGATGAAGCCCGACAACTTCGGTGACATCTCGGCCCTCATCGCCCTGTATCGGCCGGGTCCCATGGGAGCCAACTCGCACACGAACTATGCGCTGCGCAAGAACGGGGTGCAGGAGATCACGCCGATCCACCCCGAGCTGGAGGCGCCGCTCGCCGAGATCCTGGAGGAGTCCTACGGGCTCATCATCTACCAGGAGCAGGTCATGGCCATCGCCCAGGCGGTCGCGGGGTTCAGCCTCGGACAGGCAGACATCCTGCGTCGAGCGATGGGCAAGAAGAAGAAGTCCGAGCTCGACAAGCAGTACGAAGGCTTCGCGGGCGGTATGACCGAGCGCGGATTCGGCGAGGCGGCCATCAAGGCGCTGTGGGACATCCTGCTGCCCTTCTCGGACTACGCCTTCAACAAAGCCCACTCCGCCGCATACGGTCTCGTCTCGTATTGGACCGCATACCTCAAGGCGCACTACCCCGCCGAGTACATGGCGGCGCTGCTCACCAGCGTCGGCGACTCCAAGGACAAGATGGCGCTCTACCTGAACGAGTGCCGCCGCATGGGCATCAAGGTCCTTCCGCCCGATGTCTCCGACTCGATCAACTTCTTCGCGGCCGTCGGCGACGACATCCGCTTCGGCCTCGGCGCCGTCCGCAACGTCGGCAGCAACGTCGTCGAGGGGATCGTGCAGGCCCGCAAGGACGAGCGCTTCACCTCGTTCCACCATTTCCTCGAGAAGGTTCCGCTGCACGTCTCGAACAAGCGCACGGTCGAGTCGCTGATCAAGGCCGGCGCCTTCGACTCGATGGGCGACTCCCGTCGAGCGCTCATGGAGGTGCATGAAGACGCGGTGGAGGCCGCCGTCGATCGCAAGCGCAACGAGGCACAGGGCGCCATCGGGTTCGACTTCGACAGCCTCTACGACGGCATGGACGAGGTCGCTCCCGCCAAGGTCCCCGCCCGCCCCGAGTGGATCAAGAAGGACAAGCTCGCTTTCGAACGCGAGATGCTCGGTCTCTACGTGTCCGACCACCCCTTGGCCGGGCTCGAGGTGCCTCTCGCGAAGCATGCATCGATCTCGATCCACGACCTCAACAACTCCGAAGACCTGCAGGACGGTGACCAGGTGACGGTGGCCGGGCTCGTCACCAGCGTGCAGCACCGCGTCGCCAAGGCGAGCGGAAATCCCTACGGCATGATCACCGTCGAGGATTTCAACGGTGAGGTCACCGTGATGTTCATGGGAAAGACCTACACCGAGTTCCAGAACACGCTGCAGCAGGATGCGATTCTCGCAGTCCGCGGGCGCGTGTCCCGGCGCGATGACGGACTCAACCTGCACGCGCAGTCGGCGTTCGCCCCGGATGTGGGGTCCTTCGACGCGGCGGGTCCCTTGGCCCTCGTCCTCGCCGAGCAGCGCGCGACAGAGCGGGTGATGATGGAGCTCGCAGAGGTGCTGCGACGGCACAACGGCGACACCGAAGTGCTGCTTCGGGTGCATCGCGGGGGCACCGCGAAGGTGTTCGAGGTACCCATGCCGGTCAAGGTGTCCGCAGACCTGTTCGGTGACCTCAAGTCACTGCTCGGACCCACCTGTCTGGGGTGA
- a CDS encoding RluA family pseudouridine synthase — translation MESRSLPVPDGLDGTRVDAALAKLMGFSRTFAADVAAAGGVRLDGVTLDKSDRLRAGGWLDVEWQPKEAPKIVPIAVPELGIVYDDDDIIVVDKPTGVAAHPSVGWEGPTVVGALEAAGFRVATSGASERQGIVHRLDVGTSGLMVVAKSEHAYTVLKQAFKDRTVEKIYHAVVQGHPDPLAGTIDAPIGRHPNHSWKFAVVPDGKPSVTHYETLEAFPGASLLEIHLETGRTHQIRVHMAAHRHPCVGDPLYGADPTMSARLGLTRQWLHAHQLAFAHPATGDRVQFESPYPADFQHALDVLRGE, via the coding sequence GTGGAATCGCGGTCCCTGCCGGTTCCGGACGGTTTGGACGGTACCCGCGTCGACGCAGCCTTGGCGAAGCTGATGGGGTTCTCCCGCACCTTCGCTGCTGACGTCGCCGCAGCAGGGGGAGTACGACTCGACGGCGTGACACTCGACAAGTCCGACCGCCTGCGCGCGGGCGGCTGGCTCGATGTCGAATGGCAGCCGAAAGAGGCGCCGAAGATCGTTCCCATCGCCGTGCCGGAGCTCGGCATCGTGTACGACGACGATGACATCATCGTGGTGGACAAGCCGACGGGGGTCGCCGCCCATCCATCGGTCGGCTGGGAGGGCCCGACGGTCGTCGGAGCGCTGGAGGCCGCCGGCTTCCGCGTCGCGACGAGCGGAGCTTCCGAGCGTCAGGGGATCGTGCACCGGCTGGACGTCGGCACCAGCGGCCTCATGGTCGTCGCCAAGTCCGAGCACGCGTACACGGTCCTGAAGCAGGCGTTCAAGGACCGGACGGTCGAGAAGATCTACCACGCCGTGGTCCAGGGGCATCCTGACCCCCTCGCGGGTACCATCGATGCGCCGATCGGCCGGCATCCGAATCACTCGTGGAAGTTCGCGGTGGTCCCGGACGGGAAGCCGTCCGTCACCCACTACGAGACGCTCGAGGCCTTCCCCGGCGCGTCGCTTCTCGAGATCCACCTCGAGACGGGCCGCACGCACCAGATCCGGGTGCACATGGCCGCCCACCGTCATCCGTGCGTCGGCGACCCGCTCTACGGCGCCGATCCCACGATGTCGGCCCGGCTCGGGCTCACGCGTCAGTGGCTGCACGCGCATCAGCTCGCGTTCGCACACCCGGCGACGGGGGACCGGGTGCAGTTCGAGTCGCCCTACCCTGCCGACTTCCAGCACGCGCTCGACGTGCTCCGCGGCGAGTAG
- a CDS encoding sigma-70 family RNA polymerase sigma factor gives MSTDSEIIQRSLGQPRAFAELFDRHARTVGGYAARRLGPDAGEDILSETFLVAFARRKSFDAAWDSALPWLYGIASRLIKKHRAREAKHLRSSAASAARDEHISHGDLDKTIARLDAEISTRELAPSIASLSAKDRETLLLYAWGDLTYEEIAIALGVPVGTVRSRINRVRTRLNPGRVSSRERVVNEKEGEVDGRFRTSA, from the coding sequence GTGAGCACAGACAGCGAGATCATTCAGCGCTCGCTCGGGCAACCCCGGGCCTTCGCCGAATTGTTCGATCGGCATGCCAGAACGGTGGGCGGCTACGCCGCCCGCCGTCTCGGCCCCGATGCGGGCGAGGACATCCTCAGTGAGACGTTCCTGGTCGCGTTCGCACGACGGAAGTCGTTCGATGCGGCCTGGGACTCGGCGCTTCCCTGGTTGTACGGGATCGCTTCTCGTCTGATCAAGAAGCATCGGGCGCGCGAAGCCAAGCATCTGCGGTCGAGTGCGGCATCGGCCGCGCGGGACGAGCACATATCCCACGGAGATCTCGACAAGACCATCGCCAGGCTCGATGCCGAGATCTCCACACGCGAACTGGCGCCCTCGATCGCTTCGCTCTCTGCGAAGGATCGCGAGACTCTGCTCCTCTACGCGTGGGGCGACCTCACCTATGAGGAGATCGCCATCGCCCTCGGTGTCCCGGTGGGGACCGTCCGATCGCGCATCAACCGCGTGCGGACGCGGTTGAACCCGGGCCGTGTGAGCAGCCGGGAACGAGTCGTGAATGAGAAGGAAGGAGAGGTCGATGGACGTTTTCGAACAAGTGCGTGA